The following proteins come from a genomic window of Synechococcus sp. BIOS-E4-1:
- a CDS encoding rhomboid family intramembrane serine protease, with amino-acid sequence MIALPLILLGLAWLQELVDQLIFGGRWNLAMGPGTPWWSLFTAPFSHQGFGHLIANSLVFLPLSYLVLARSQRAYLSVWIAVIVMEIPIWLFWPVGAHGLSGVVYGLLGYLVLIGFLERRPLPIVLSIIALLLYGSALPGLLPWASPAGVSWIGHASGFVGGLLAALAVHRAPAHLDD; translated from the coding sequence TTGATCGCTCTGCCTCTGATTCTGCTCGGCTTGGCCTGGCTGCAGGAACTGGTGGATCAATTGATTTTCGGCGGTCGCTGGAACCTGGCAATGGGACCTGGAACACCCTGGTGGTCGTTGTTCACCGCACCATTCAGCCACCAGGGCTTCGGCCATCTCATCGCCAACAGCCTGGTGTTCCTTCCGCTCAGCTATCTGGTGCTGGCACGGAGCCAGAGGGCCTATCTGAGCGTGTGGATCGCCGTGATTGTGATGGAGATTCCGATCTGGTTGTTCTGGCCGGTCGGAGCTCACGGATTATCGGGTGTGGTGTATGGACTGCTGGGCTATCTGGTGCTGATCGGTTTTCTGGAAAGGCGACCACTGCCCATTGTGCTGAGCATCATTGCCCTGCTGCTCTACGGAAGCGCGTTACCAGGATTGCTGCCCTGGGCATCTCCCGCAGGCGTGAGCTGGATCGGACATGCGTCCGGCTTTGTGGGCGGATTGCTTGCAGCACTTGCTGTGCATCGAGCGCCTGCTCATCTGGATGACTGA
- a CDS encoding NAD(P)-binding protein: protein MPGRDVDLVVIGAGLSGCALASALRNKGWSGTIQILEAGRGPGGRSATRRRRDDPLWRLDHGTPTLSFQSEPSGPLRELMTSLEQRGVVRVDHDSVVGLNHHGAVVEPPDHPLLRGPRWRGIPTMATVVETLLSDGANSVDACFGERIQTLSRVDERWVFPGGIRASGLVLSGTLLAHPRSLAMLGWRNVPLREAVPEGHDPVLDQALAWIAGLNASVRWNLMVEFAGMASDPLPRQIWLTPRAQQQFAVERIVLQRQPQGRLGLVIHGLDDGALITPETQPELMIVHEQRLLSLLPELLRPWPSLQRRVSSARSLGVMRWGAAQPLDEGMPKALQWCRQARVGFCGDWIAGSGFGMAEGALQSGLDLAELIAS from the coding sequence ATGCCTGGCAGGGATGTTGATCTTGTTGTGATCGGTGCTGGGTTGTCCGGTTGCGCGTTGGCGTCAGCTCTGAGAAACAAGGGTTGGAGCGGGACCATCCAGATTTTGGAAGCGGGCCGAGGACCTGGTGGACGCTCAGCGACCAGGCGACGGCGCGATGACCCTCTCTGGCGCCTGGATCATGGAACTCCGACCCTGAGCTTTCAGTCCGAACCTTCTGGGCCGTTGCGGGAGTTGATGACATCGCTTGAACAACGTGGTGTTGTTCGCGTTGATCACGATTCGGTCGTTGGTCTGAACCACCACGGTGCCGTGGTTGAGCCTCCTGATCACCCTCTGTTGCGCGGGCCGCGCTGGCGAGGCATTCCAACGATGGCAACTGTGGTGGAGACGTTGCTGTCCGATGGCGCAAATTCCGTTGATGCCTGTTTTGGAGAGCGGATTCAGACGCTCTCCAGAGTTGATGAGCGCTGGGTGTTTCCAGGTGGAATTAGGGCCTCGGGACTCGTGCTGAGCGGAACACTCCTCGCCCATCCTCGTTCGTTGGCGATGCTGGGCTGGAGAAATGTGCCCTTGCGTGAGGCTGTCCCTGAGGGGCACGATCCTGTGCTTGATCAAGCACTCGCCTGGATTGCCGGTCTTAACGCAAGCGTCCGTTGGAATCTGATGGTGGAGTTTGCGGGGATGGCTTCCGATCCATTGCCTCGGCAGATCTGGCTAACCCCTCGCGCTCAGCAGCAATTCGCAGTGGAACGCATTGTGCTTCAACGACAGCCGCAGGGGCGTCTTGGCCTGGTGATACATGGTCTTGATGATGGTGCGTTGATCACACCTGAAACACAGCCAGAGTTGATGATTGTTCATGAACAGCGTTTGCTGAGCCTTCTACCAGAGCTTCTACGGCCCTGGCCATCACTGCAGAGGAGGGTCTCCAGTGCTCGTTCACTTGGAGTGATGCGCTGGGGAGCTGCTCAACCCTTGGACGAGGGAATGCCAAAAGCACTGCAGTGGTGCAGGCAAGCCCGTGTGGGTTTCTGTGGCGACTGGATTGCGGGATCTGGTTTCGGCATGGCGGAGGGGGCTCTCCAGAGCGGTCTCGATCTGGCCGAGTTGATCGCGTCCTGA
- a CDS encoding NAD(P)/FAD-dependent oxidoreductase, which produces MTTKCEVIVIGSGIGGLCCAALCARAGHEVMVLEAHGHPGGAAHGFERQGYQFESGPSLWSGLGRWPSSNPLAQILRALDEPLDVIPYRDWDVLFPEGHLRIGVGADGFEQVVADLRGTAAVEEWRRFAEVLQPIAAAADALPLLALPPGGLDGLGPLLRRSGRLLPHLPALRHLSGAFGPLVDRHLQDPFLRHWVDLLCFLISGMPMADTNAAAMATLFGEWFEPEACLDFPKGGSASVVQALLRGLEKHGGSLRLGARVKRVLLDGDRAVGVELVNGEQFAADHVVSNADAWSTAKLLPEKTSPSWRRQRLETPACASFLHLHLGFDATGLEDLPIHTVWVGDWERGIDAERNAVVVSIPSALDPSMAPPGQHVLHAYTPANEPWSHWSGLERSTAAYDEQREQRCAVFWQVLEQRIPDLRSRCRIVMEGTPLTHRHFLSVHQGSYGPALSAAKGLFPGVQTPLQGFLQCGASTFPGIGIPPVAASGAMAAHAITGQRSQKQLLESLSL; this is translated from the coding sequence ATGACCACCAAGTGTGAGGTGATCGTGATCGGCAGCGGTATCGGTGGTCTCTGCTGCGCTGCGTTGTGTGCCAGGGCCGGCCATGAGGTCATGGTTCTCGAGGCCCATGGCCACCCCGGTGGTGCTGCTCACGGTTTCGAGCGGCAGGGATATCAGTTCGAATCGGGACCTTCTCTCTGGAGTGGACTTGGCCGCTGGCCTAGCAGCAACCCGTTGGCCCAGATTCTCAGGGCCTTGGACGAACCTCTGGATGTGATTCCCTATCGGGACTGGGATGTGCTGTTCCCGGAAGGGCATCTGCGCATCGGGGTGGGCGCTGACGGCTTCGAACAGGTTGTCGCTGATCTGCGCGGAACGGCAGCGGTCGAGGAGTGGCGTCGATTCGCTGAGGTGTTGCAGCCGATCGCTGCAGCGGCGGACGCCCTGCCGCTGCTGGCACTGCCTCCGGGTGGGCTCGATGGTCTTGGCCCTCTGCTGCGGCGCAGTGGTCGTTTGCTTCCCCACCTGCCGGCTCTGCGCCATCTCAGCGGTGCCTTCGGCCCACTGGTGGATCGCCACCTTCAGGATCCCTTTTTGCGCCATTGGGTTGATCTGCTCTGCTTTCTGATCAGTGGCATGCCCATGGCCGACACCAATGCCGCTGCCATGGCAACACTGTTCGGTGAATGGTTTGAACCGGAGGCCTGCCTCGATTTTCCCAAGGGCGGGAGTGCTTCCGTTGTGCAGGCTCTGCTGCGCGGACTTGAGAAACATGGCGGCAGCCTGCGCCTTGGAGCCCGCGTGAAGCGGGTTTTACTGGATGGTGATCGGGCCGTCGGCGTCGAGCTGGTCAACGGTGAACAGTTCGCAGCAGATCATGTGGTCAGTAACGCTGATGCCTGGAGTACGGCAAAGCTGTTGCCTGAAAAGACATCACCCTCATGGCGCCGCCAACGTCTCGAGACTCCTGCCTGCGCCTCCTTTCTCCATCTGCATCTGGGCTTTGATGCCACCGGCCTTGAGGATCTGCCCATTCACACGGTGTGGGTTGGAGACTGGGAAAGGGGAATTGATGCCGAACGCAACGCCGTGGTGGTGTCGATTCCGTCGGCTTTGGATCCATCGATGGCGCCTCCCGGTCAGCACGTTCTGCATGCCTACACGCCGGCCAATGAACCTTGGTCTCACTGGAGTGGTTTGGAACGATCCACGGCTGCTTATGACGAACAGCGTGAGCAGCGTTGTGCGGTGTTTTGGCAGGTTCTTGAGCAGCGCATCCCCGATCTGCGCAGTCGCTGCCGAATCGTGATGGAGGGCACGCCCCTGACCCATCGCCATTTCCTGTCGGTGCATCAAGGCAGTTATGGACCAGCGCTGTCGGCTGCAAAGGGGTTGTTCCCTGGTGTGCAGACACCCCTGCAAGGTTTTCTTCAGTGCGGTGCCAGCACCTTCCCCGGGATCGGAATTCCGCCTGTCGCCGCCAGTGGTGCAATGGCCGCCCATGCGATCACTGGACAGCGGTCTCAGAAGCAACTTCTGGAGAGCCTGTCTCTCTGA
- a CDS encoding class I SAM-dependent methyltransferase yields the protein MVVQVLNDNERFKLDDGDDALFYSDPRFVQHLDAAFRLRLTQLYSERIPSCAVVLDLMSSWVSHLPEQQRYEQVIGHGLNAQELQANPRLDRHWVQNLNRDQTLPLDDASIDCTLIVAGWQYLQQPEAVAAELLRITRPRGQVICAFSNRMFFTKAPQIWTDGGDGDHLRYVAEVMMAQGWPKPELVAEQTQQTGPLGWVGAKGDPFFAVIATKPLVSDHV from the coding sequence GTGGTCGTGCAGGTTTTGAACGACAACGAGCGCTTCAAGCTCGATGACGGTGATGATGCGCTGTTCTACAGCGACCCCCGTTTTGTTCAGCATCTCGATGCAGCGTTCCGCTTGCGCTTGACGCAGCTCTACAGCGAGCGCATTCCCAGTTGTGCAGTAGTGCTGGATCTGATGAGCAGCTGGGTGAGTCACCTGCCCGAGCAACAGCGCTACGAGCAGGTGATCGGTCATGGGCTGAATGCTCAGGAGTTACAGGCCAATCCGCGACTCGATCGTCACTGGGTGCAAAACCTCAATCGCGATCAGACACTGCCCCTTGACGACGCCAGTATCGATTGCACGTTGATCGTGGCCGGCTGGCAGTATCTGCAGCAGCCCGAAGCCGTGGCTGCTGAACTGCTGCGCATCACCCGACCCAGGGGGCAGGTCATCTGTGCTTTCAGTAATCGCATGTTTTTCACGAAGGCACCTCAGATCTGGACCGATGGCGGTGATGGTGATCACCTTCGCTACGTGGCGGAGGTGATGATGGCCCAGGGGTGGCCCAAGCCTGAACTGGTTGCTGAACAGACGCAGCAAACGGGCCCTCTCGGTTGGGTCGGTGCCAAGGGTGATCCCTTTTTCGCCGTGATTGCCACCAAACCCTTGGTTTCAGATCACGTCTGA
- a CDS encoding SDR family oxidoreductase, translated as MTRTIAISGASGKTGFRVAEEVLAAGDQARLLLRPESQIPASLEGCEQHRLSLTDTNALDNSLRGVDALVIATGARPSVDLTGPMKVDAWGVERQIESCKRVGVNRVVLVSSLCAGRWKHPLNLFGLILVWKRVGERNLENSGLDWTVIRPGGLNEREDDLEGEGVLWTGADQQESDSIPRRLVARCCLEALNTSDSIGKILEVTSSKQQPVVSLQEAIASC; from the coding sequence ATGACGCGCACGATTGCCATAAGCGGTGCCTCAGGCAAAACAGGCTTCCGTGTAGCTGAAGAAGTGCTGGCTGCAGGAGATCAGGCCAGGCTGCTGCTGCGGCCTGAATCCCAGATCCCCGCATCACTAGAAGGCTGTGAGCAGCACCGACTCAGCCTGACGGATACGAACGCCTTGGACAACTCTCTGCGCGGGGTGGACGCTCTGGTGATCGCGACAGGAGCACGTCCATCTGTTGACTTGACTGGGCCGATGAAAGTTGATGCCTGGGGCGTCGAACGCCAGATCGAGAGCTGTAAGCGTGTTGGTGTCAACCGTGTGGTCCTGGTGAGTTCCCTGTGCGCAGGGCGCTGGAAACACCCTCTCAACCTGTTTGGATTGATCCTGGTTTGGAAGCGTGTGGGTGAGCGCAATCTGGAGAACAGCGGGCTCGACTGGACAGTGATCAGACCTGGAGGGCTGAACGAGCGCGAAGACGACCTGGAAGGGGAGGGCGTCCTGTGGACTGGAGCTGACCAGCAGGAGAGCGATTCAATTCCTCGCCGTCTGGTTGCACGTTGCTGCCTCGAAGCCTTGAACACCTCCGATTCGATCGGCAAAATCCTCGAGGTCACCAGCTCAAAGCAACAGCCCGTGGTGAGCTTGCAGGAAGCCATCGCCAGCTGCTGA
- a CDS encoding TIGR02450 family Trp-rich protein, with product MPWKPAEAWTSLAPRAGRRHFRVVLQGGRGAERWVELASLLDPQVRLRESWNLLQDKTQWQSGWQPIACEDSDVI from the coding sequence GTGCCCTGGAAACCGGCCGAAGCCTGGACCAGCCTTGCCCCTCGAGCAGGACGACGTCACTTCCGCGTGGTTCTGCAAGGTGGGCGTGGTGCTGAACGCTGGGTGGAACTGGCTTCACTGCTGGATCCGCAGGTGCGACTCAGGGAGAGCTGGAACCTGCTTCAGGACAAGACGCAATGGCAAAGCGGCTGGCAGCCCATTGCCTGCGAAGACTCAGACGTGATCTGA
- a CDS encoding response regulator transcription factor translates to MKILLNESFDKWQKMINQSDWGHKILICCGHKPTAISMATLFAIDPESKTDHLIGVCTSQSECIELIEESHDPLLIFISGRLDDGSGISLINAIHHQALSASGEKHITVLTMNTVNPSSLKEALDSRANIILTQRGFETFTIHHVLHSVNEKINYVDPLIHHILDPSHLRKSDLLSKRELNVLELVCDGMTNHEIGKELHIADVTARQHVQAVIRKLHARNRTDSAVKAIREELVE, encoded by the coding sequence GTGAAAATACTTCTCAATGAGAGCTTCGACAAATGGCAGAAGATGATCAACCAATCAGACTGGGGGCACAAAATATTAATCTGCTGCGGTCATAAACCAACCGCTATTTCAATGGCAACGCTGTTTGCCATTGACCCGGAATCCAAGACGGATCACTTGATCGGTGTCTGCACCTCTCAGAGCGAGTGCATTGAGCTCATTGAAGAGTCTCACGATCCATTGCTGATCTTCATCAGCGGGCGACTTGATGATGGTTCAGGCATCAGCCTGATCAACGCCATTCATCATCAGGCCCTGAGCGCATCAGGGGAAAAGCACATCACTGTGCTGACAATGAATACGGTCAATCCATCATCACTGAAGGAAGCACTGGATTCAAGGGCAAACATCATCCTGACGCAGCGCGGATTTGAAACATTTACGATTCACCACGTCCTTCATTCAGTCAATGAGAAAATCAATTACGTCGACCCCTTGATTCACCACATTCTTGATCCCAGCCATCTGAGAAAGAGTGATCTTTTATCCAAGCGCGAGCTTAACGTTCTTGAATTAGTTTGCGACGGCATGACCAATCATGAAATCGGCAAGGAATTACATATAGCAGATGTCACAGCACGACAGCATGTCCAGGCAGTGATCAGAAAACTCCACGCAAGGAACAGAACAGATAGTGCCGTCAAGGCCATCAGAGAAGAATTAGTCGAATAA